GCGACCTGCCGGCGCTTCGGCCGTGTCGACATCCTCGTCAACAACGCCGGCCTCGCCGCCGAAGCCGGTCTGATGCCCGAGCGCATTCCGGATGAGCTGTTCGCGCAGACGATCCAGGTGAACCTGAACGGTGTCTACTTCTGCTGCCGCGCCGCGGCGGAGCACATGCTGGCGGACGGCAAAGGCGGCTCGATCATCAACATCGCCTCGATCATGGGCATGTCCGGCCAGCAGAACGGGCCGGTGGCCTACCAGGCCTCGAAGGCGGCGGTGATTAACGTCACACGTAACCTCGCCTGCAGCTGGGCCGACCGCGGCGTGCGCGTCAACTGCATCGCGCCCGGCTGGTTTGAGAGCGAGCTGACGGCGGGCTGGTTCGCCGTGCCCCAGTTCCTGGCGCGCTTCAAGGCGCAGGCGCCGATGAGCCGCATCGGCCGGCGCGACGAGCTGGACGGCGTGCTGCTCTTCCTGGCCAGCGACGCCTCTAGCTTCGTCACCGGCCAGACACTTGCCGTGGACGGCGGCCTGAGCGCGGCGGTCAGCGGCCCGCAGTACGACGAGGAGCTGTTCGCCATGCAGGCCGCGATCATTCCCGGCGGCCTGGGCGAGCGCATCATGCCGGCGTAGGGCTGCAAGCTGCCGTCCCTTGCCGAGGCGCTATGATCGCCTCGCATGAACGAGACAAGGCCAAATCGCCGCGACCAGCCACGGCGGCCCGCTGCCGCCCGGCCGCTGAGCCGCCGGCGGCCGCAGGCAGCCGCCGCGCTGGCCGATGCGTGCGGCGCGGCGGCGTTCGTCTGGCTGCCGTGGGCCTCCGGGCACGAGGCGCTGGCCGGCCGCCGCTTCGACGGTCCGCAACTGGCGCGGCTGGTGCATAACGCCGGAGTGCTGCTGGGCAGCGCCGGCGCGCTCGCCGGCGCGCTGTCGCTGGCGCTGTGGGCCGTGCCGGCCGCGGCGCTGATCGCCGCCGTCTTCGCGCTCGGCGCCCGCCTCACCGATCGGCCATCCGCCGTGCTGCGCTGGGCGATTGCGTTTTCGCTCGTCGCCCCGATCGTCGCGATCGTCGTGGCGCTGTTGCTCGTCGCCGGGCCGGAGGCCGGCCGCTTCCTCACCCGGCAGCCGGGACCGGGGCTGCTGCTCTGCGCCGCCGCGGGCGGTGTCGCGGCGATCGCCGCGTACTCAGCGATCGAGTAGCAGCGCGCGAAAACCCGCCTGCGCGAAGTCCGAGTCGGCGGAGAGCGCCTCGCGCAACGCCCGCTCCTGCATGACGACGAAGCTGAGGCAGTCCGTCAGGCCCCAGTCCTTGTCCGGCCGGCGGCGCTTCAGCTCCAGCGCCCGCTCGATCAGGTCACAATCGACGGGGACCACGGTTATGAGCGGATCGGAACAAACGACATCAAGAAACGCACGTGCGAGCGGCCATCT
The Dehalococcoidia bacterium DNA segment above includes these coding regions:
- a CDS encoding PIN domain-containing protein, with amino-acid sequence MVSRSLTPFFLDTSYVIALFNLDDEFHGRARRWHVELRRTRRGLVTTASILTEIGDGFASHNRWPLARAFLDVVCSDPLITVVPVDCDLIERALELKRRRPDKDWGLTDCLSFVVMQERALREALSADSDFAQAGFRALLLDR
- a CDS encoding glucose 1-dehydrogenase, producing MDVGALFAVNGKTAIVTGASSGLGERFAEVLAGAGANVVLAARRTERLNAVAKRIEDTGGTALVNTCDVSDSPQVQALMQATCRRFGRVDILVNNAGLAAEAGLMPERIPDELFAQTIQVNLNGVYFCCRAAAEHMLADGKGGSIINIASIMGMSGQQNGPVAYQASKAAVINVTRNLACSWADRGVRVNCIAPGWFESELTAGWFAVPQFLARFKAQAPMSRIGRRDELDGVLLFLASDASSFVTGQTLAVDGGLSAAVSGPQYDEELFAMQAAIIPGGLGERIMPA